In Luteibacter mycovicinus, a genomic segment contains:
- the hflK gene encoding protease modulator HflK has product MAWNEPGNGQKDPWNRNRSSGRKPDLDGALKSLKARFGKFGAGSGGITAIVLVFIVAWLLVSSYTVIDARQVGVVLRFGQFSRILPPGFHLKAPSPVETVTKVETTQIRSVSDNVSMLTRDENIIAIDFNVQYQVSDARKFLYSNADREENTIHNAAEAAVRSVVGANIMDNILTTPGVDTPAPDQAPAAGVAPAAKETLQQQTRDILQATLDKYDAGILVTGVSFQNVSPPKEVKDAFDDVNAAREDKQSEENNARAYESRVVPLARGDAGRISAVAEGDRVERIARANGEAERFNLLLKEYRAAPEVTRRRLWLETVEEVMAGNPKIVDGSNGKNIIQLPVEAPNSSIRNVPGVGTVVQSATTDANPTPNQPQQGSAQ; this is encoded by the coding sequence ATGGCTTGGAACGAACCCGGTAACGGCCAGAAGGATCCCTGGAACCGCAACCGGTCGAGCGGGCGGAAGCCCGATCTCGACGGTGCGCTGAAGAGCCTGAAGGCACGCTTTGGCAAGTTCGGCGCCGGCAGCGGCGGCATAACCGCCATCGTGCTGGTGTTCATCGTGGCCTGGCTGCTGGTCAGCAGCTATACCGTCATCGATGCGCGTCAGGTCGGCGTGGTGCTGCGCTTCGGCCAGTTCTCGCGCATTCTGCCGCCCGGCTTTCATCTGAAGGCGCCCAGCCCGGTCGAGACGGTGACCAAGGTCGAGACGACCCAGATCCGCTCGGTCTCGGACAACGTGTCGATGCTGACGCGGGACGAGAACATCATCGCGATCGACTTCAACGTGCAGTATCAGGTCTCCGATGCGCGCAAGTTCCTGTATTCGAACGCGGATCGCGAAGAAAACACCATCCACAACGCGGCCGAGGCGGCCGTGCGTTCCGTGGTCGGCGCCAACATCATGGATAACATCCTGACCACGCCGGGCGTCGACACGCCGGCGCCGGATCAGGCGCCGGCCGCCGGTGTCGCGCCCGCCGCGAAGGAAACCCTGCAGCAGCAGACCCGCGACATCCTCCAGGCCACGCTCGACAAGTACGACGCCGGCATCCTGGTGACGGGGGTCAGCTTCCAGAACGTTTCGCCGCCCAAGGAAGTGAAGGACGCCTTCGACGACGTCAACGCCGCGCGCGAAGACAAGCAGAGCGAAGAGAACAACGCCCGCGCCTACGAGAGCCGCGTCGTGCCACTGGCCCGTGGCGACGCCGGTCGTATCTCGGCCGTCGCGGAAGGCGATCGCGTGGAGCGCATCGCACGCGCCAACGGCGAGGCCGAGCGCTTCAATCTGTTGCTCAAGGAATACCGCGCCGCTCCCGAAGTGACGCGCCGCCGCCTGTGGCTGGAAACGGTCGAAGAGGTCATGGCCGGCAATCCCAAGATCGTCGACGGCAGCAACGGCAAGAACATCATCCAGTTGCCGGTGGAAGCGCCGAACAGCTCGATTCGCAACGTACCCGGTGTCGGTACCGTCGTGCAGTCGGCCACCACCGACGCCAACCCGACGCCGAACCAGCCGCAGCAGGGGAGCGCCCAGTGA
- the hflX gene encoding ribosome rescue GTPase HflX yields MFDRQKKGDRAVLVLPHSRGEGDAIRRGEEFAELVASAGAEVLATISARVEKPNPRFYIGTGKAEEVAEAVRALEADVVLVDHELTPVQERNLEKQLQTRVVDRAGLILDIFAQRARSHEGKLEVELAQLKHLATRLVRGWTHLDAQRGGAIGNRGPGETQLETDRRLLAERVKMLSKRLEKVGTQRDQQRRSRLRNTVPRVALVGYTNAGKSTLFNTLTTGGVYAADQLFATLDPTVRKIDGLACGPAVIADTVGFIRELPHDLVAAFRATLAEARDADLLIHLSDAADEERELLRRVVDEVLDEIGAGDVPQLSVMNKVDLIDVEPRVDRGDDGKPRQVWLSAATGQGIEGLREALGELLGGDRIRTGLELPLTAGRLHARLKAAGAIAGEAIDEHGWHLDIDAPRSVLAPLLGDDVHAGPLRELIDPPHPAF; encoded by the coding sequence GTGTTCGACAGGCAAAAGAAAGGCGATCGCGCGGTGCTGGTGCTGCCGCATTCCCGCGGCGAAGGCGACGCCATTCGTCGCGGCGAGGAATTCGCCGAGCTGGTGGCTTCCGCCGGTGCCGAGGTCCTTGCGACCATCTCCGCCCGCGTAGAGAAGCCCAACCCCCGTTTCTATATCGGTACCGGTAAGGCCGAAGAGGTCGCCGAAGCCGTGCGCGCGCTGGAGGCGGACGTGGTCCTCGTCGACCACGAGCTGACCCCGGTGCAGGAGCGCAACCTCGAAAAGCAGCTGCAGACCCGCGTGGTCGACCGCGCCGGCCTGATCCTGGACATCTTCGCCCAGCGTGCCCGCTCCCACGAAGGCAAGCTCGAGGTCGAGCTGGCTCAACTCAAGCATCTGGCGACCCGGCTGGTCCGGGGCTGGACCCATCTTGACGCCCAGCGTGGCGGTGCCATCGGCAACCGCGGCCCGGGTGAAACCCAGCTCGAGACCGATCGCCGGCTGCTGGCCGAGCGCGTGAAGATGCTGAGCAAGCGGCTCGAGAAAGTAGGGACCCAGCGCGACCAGCAGCGCCGCTCGCGGCTGCGAAATACGGTGCCCCGGGTCGCCCTGGTGGGCTATACCAACGCCGGCAAATCCACGCTGTTCAACACGCTGACCACCGGGGGCGTCTACGCGGCGGATCAGCTGTTCGCCACGCTGGACCCCACGGTGCGCAAGATCGACGGCCTCGCGTGCGGGCCCGCGGTGATCGCCGACACGGTGGGTTTCATCCGCGAGCTCCCGCATGACCTCGTGGCGGCTTTCCGCGCCACGCTGGCCGAGGCGCGCGACGCCGACCTGCTCATTCACCTCAGCGACGCCGCGGACGAAGAGCGCGAGCTGCTCCGTCGCGTCGTCGACGAGGTGCTGGACGAGATCGGGGCGGGGGATGTGCCCCAGCTCTCGGTGATGAACAAGGTCGACCTGATCGACGTCGAGCCACGGGTGGATCGCGGGGACGACGGCAAGCCGCGTCAGGTCTGGCTCTCCGCCGCCACGGGACAGGGTATCGAAGGGCTGCGCGAGGCGTTGGGCGAACTGCTCGGCGGCGACCGGATCCGCACGGGTCTTGAGCTTCCGCTCACGGCGGGCCGGCTGCATGCCCGCCTCAAGGCGGCGGGCGCGATTGCCGGCGAGGCCATCGACGAGCATGGCTGGCATCTGGATATCGACGCGCCGCGATCCGTTCTGGCGCCGTTGCTGGGCGACGATGTGCATGCCGGGCCGCTCCGCGAGCTGATCGATCCGCCGCATCCCGCGTTCTGA
- the hfq gene encoding RNA chaperone Hfq has product MSKGQSLQDPFLNALRRERVPVAIYLVNGIKLQGTIESFDQFVVLLRNQVSQMVYKHAISTVVPSRNVRVGGHENHAEAGAGDVEG; this is encoded by the coding sequence ATGTCCAAAGGGCAATCGTTGCAGGATCCGTTTCTCAATGCGCTTCGTCGCGAACGCGTGCCGGTCGCCATCTATCTGGTGAACGGCATCAAGCTGCAGGGCACGATCGAGTCGTTCGATCAGTTCGTGGTGCTGCTGCGCAATCAGGTGAGCCAGATGGTGTACAAGCACGCCATCTCTACGGTCGTGCCCAGCCGCAACGTGCGGGTCGGTGGCCACGAGAACCACGCGGAAGCCGGTGCGGGCGACGTCGAGGGTTGA
- the miaA gene encoding tRNA (adenosine(37)-N6)-dimethylallyltransferase MiaA has translation MTLDHRPLAVFLMGPTASGKTALACSLADRYPMGLISVDSALVYRGLDIGSAKPDAATLARYPHELVDIRDPAQPYSAADFRSDALAAMDRVRKAGRVPLLVGGTGLYFRALQQGLSDLPEADPAVRERIGAEAARVGWATMHERMAERDPVAGARIRPGDAQRVQRALEVMELTGRTLTELQQGGSREPFPWRVLKLALLPDDRKLLHERIAARFDTMIAGGFLDEVKRLRARGDLHAELPAIRAVGYRQAWEYLDGQGDATNFRDRGIYATRQLAKRQITWLRGELDARTFDPDRGDPLPGADVALQQFLGMPRASRTALPAGI, from the coding sequence ATGACCCTCGATCACCGTCCTCTCGCCGTTTTTCTGATGGGCCCGACCGCCTCGGGCAAGACGGCGCTTGCCTGTTCGCTGGCCGACCGCTACCCGATGGGCCTGATCAGCGTCGATTCGGCCCTCGTCTACCGCGGGCTGGATATCGGTTCGGCGAAACCCGACGCGGCGACGCTGGCGCGTTACCCGCACGAGCTCGTCGACATTCGCGATCCGGCTCAGCCGTATTCCGCGGCAGACTTTCGCTCCGACGCCCTGGCGGCGATGGACCGGGTGCGAAAGGCGGGCAGGGTGCCGCTGCTCGTCGGCGGCACGGGCCTTTACTTCCGGGCGCTGCAGCAGGGGCTGTCGGATCTCCCCGAGGCCGATCCGGCCGTGCGGGAGCGGATCGGCGCCGAGGCGGCGCGGGTCGGCTGGGCCACCATGCACGAGCGGATGGCCGAACGCGACCCGGTGGCCGGTGCACGTATCCGGCCGGGCGATGCCCAGCGCGTCCAGCGCGCCCTCGAGGTCATGGAGCTGACCGGCCGGACACTCACCGAGCTCCAGCAGGGCGGTAGCCGCGAGCCGTTTCCCTGGCGGGTGCTCAAGCTGGCGTTGCTGCCGGATGACCGCAAGCTGCTTCACGAGCGGATAGCCGCCCGCTTCGACACCATGATCGCCGGTGGTTTTCTCGATGAAGTGAAGCGGCTCCGCGCCCGCGGCGACCTGCATGCCGAGCTTCCGGCCATCCGTGCGGTGGGTTACCGCCAGGCCTGGGAGTACCTCGATGGTCAGGGAGACGCCACGAACTTCCGTGACCGTGGTATCTATGCAACGCGGCAACTCGCCAAGCGCCAGATCACCTGGTTGCGCGGCGAGCTCGACGCACGCACGTTCGACCCGGACCGGGGGGATCCGCTGCCGGGGGCCGACGTGGCACTTCAGCAGTTCCTGGGGATGCCGCGGGCTTCACGCACGGCGCTTCCAGCCGGTATTTAA
- a CDS encoding S46 family peptidase, with product MRRLALAAALAAGLVPAAHAVEGMWQPAQLPKIAGTLKQHGLKLDPASLTDLTAYPMGAIVSLGGCTASFVSTDGLVVTNHHCGYGALQYNSTKDKNLIEQGFLAKNFGEELPGSPDMRVFVTEEIRDVTKDVTGKLTATMTGQQRYDAIDRAKKELVKACETDGYRCDVYTFHGGYSYQLIRQLEIKDVRLVYAPPESIGKFGGDVDNWMWPRHTGDFSYLRAYVSKDGKSATYSKDNVPYHPKHVIKVNPQGVEEGDYVMVVGYPGRTNRYRLAQEVQSAIDWSYPTQIKLYQEQLDTIATNGKRDPEVTVKYASLVAGLNNYLKNFGGQLEGLRRADAVAVKQKQEADLTAWLAKQGGAENQALAGDIAQLKAKLAEYQATRERDLDLMLIQRTQLFSAGVRLARLAEERAKPDMERETGFQQRDEVRIEGALKQMERRYDAQTDQDLLTNALVRYAALPKDQHLAGLDTWLAGANTRPAIQAKVASLYKGSKLGDTAERMKWFKADAKAVAASDDSMLKLAHALLPELKANQDQDDARDGELAKLRPRYMQAIIAWKESQGLPVYPDANSSLRVTFGNVQGVAPRDGVSYAPFTTAEGIVQKDTGIEPFNAPKAETDAIRAKAYDGYASKKLGTLPVDFLADLDITGGNSGSPALDAKGQLVGLAFDGNWESVSGDWLFNPKLNRSIQVDVRYMLWVMHHLDHADNLLKEMGVPAK from the coding sequence ATGCGTCGTCTCGCCCTTGCTGCCGCCCTCGCGGCCGGTCTCGTCCCCGCCGCTCACGCCGTCGAAGGCATGTGGCAGCCGGCCCAGCTGCCGAAGATCGCAGGCACCCTCAAGCAGCACGGGCTCAAGCTCGATCCGGCCTCGCTGACGGATCTGACCGCTTATCCGATGGGCGCCATCGTCAGTCTCGGCGGCTGCACGGCGTCATTCGTGTCGACGGACGGCCTGGTCGTGACCAACCACCACTGTGGTTACGGCGCGCTCCAGTACAACTCGACCAAGGACAAGAACCTCATCGAGCAGGGCTTCCTGGCGAAGAACTTCGGCGAAGAGCTGCCGGGCTCGCCCGACATGCGCGTCTTCGTCACCGAGGAGATCCGGGATGTCACGAAGGACGTCACCGGCAAGCTGACGGCGACGATGACGGGCCAGCAGCGCTACGACGCGATCGACCGCGCGAAGAAGGAGCTGGTGAAGGCGTGCGAGACCGACGGCTACCGCTGCGACGTCTACACCTTCCACGGCGGCTACAGCTATCAGCTGATCCGACAGCTCGAGATCAAGGACGTACGTCTGGTCTATGCCCCGCCCGAGTCCATCGGCAAGTTCGGCGGTGACGTCGACAACTGGATGTGGCCGCGCCACACCGGCGACTTCAGCTACCTGCGTGCGTATGTGTCGAAGGACGGTAAGTCGGCCACGTATTCGAAGGACAACGTGCCGTATCACCCGAAGCACGTGATCAAGGTGAATCCGCAGGGTGTGGAGGAGGGCGACTACGTGATGGTCGTCGGCTACCCGGGTCGTACCAACCGTTATCGGCTGGCCCAGGAGGTGCAGAGTGCCATCGACTGGAGCTACCCGACGCAGATCAAGCTTTATCAGGAGCAGCTCGACACGATCGCCACCAACGGCAAGCGCGATCCCGAGGTCACGGTGAAGTACGCCAGTCTCGTCGCAGGCCTCAACAACTATCTGAAGAACTTCGGTGGCCAGCTCGAAGGGCTGCGTCGTGCGGACGCGGTAGCGGTGAAGCAGAAGCAGGAAGCCGATCTCACCGCCTGGCTCGCAAAGCAGGGCGGCGCGGAAAATCAGGCGCTCGCCGGAGACATCGCCCAGCTCAAAGCAAAGCTCGCCGAATACCAGGCCACGCGCGAGCGCGATCTCGACCTGATGCTGATCCAGCGGACACAGCTGTTTTCCGCAGGCGTGCGTCTTGCGCGCCTCGCCGAGGAGCGCGCCAAGCCGGACATGGAGCGTGAGACCGGCTTCCAGCAGCGTGACGAGGTGCGTATCGAAGGCGCGCTGAAGCAGATGGAGCGTCGCTACGACGCGCAGACCGATCAGGATCTGCTGACGAACGCCCTCGTCCGTTATGCCGCGCTGCCGAAGGATCAGCATCTCGCCGGTCTCGACACCTGGCTCGCTGGCGCGAACACGCGACCGGCCATCCAGGCGAAGGTCGCTTCGCTCTACAAGGGCAGCAAGCTGGGCGACACCGCAGAGCGGATGAAATGGTTCAAGGCCGATGCGAAGGCCGTCGCCGCCAGCGACGACAGCATGCTCAAGCTGGCGCATGCCCTGCTGCCGGAACTGAAGGCGAATCAGGATCAGGACGATGCCCGCGACGGTGAACTGGCGAAGCTTCGTCCGCGCTACATGCAGGCGATCATCGCGTGGAAGGAATCGCAGGGCCTGCCGGTGTATCCCGATGCCAACAGCTCGCTTCGCGTCACCTTCGGCAATGTGCAGGGCGTCGCGCCGCGCGACGGCGTGAGCTACGCGCCGTTCACCACCGCCGAGGGCATCGTGCAGAAGGATACGGGTATCGAGCCGTTCAATGCGCCCAAGGCTGAGACCGACGCGATCAGGGCAAAGGCCTACGACGGCTACGCGTCGAAGAAGCTGGGTACGTTGCCAGTCGACTTTCTCGCCGATCTCGACATCACCGGTGGCAATTCGGGTTCACCGGCACTGGATGCGAAGGGCCAGCTCGTGGGCCTCGCGTTCGACGGTAACTGGGAGTCGGTGAGTGGCGACTGGCTGTTCAACCCGAAACTCAATCGCTCCATCCAGGTGGATGTGCGCTACATGCTGTGGGTAATGCATCACCTGGACCATGCCGACAATCTGCTCAAGGAGATGGGCGTGCCGGCGAAGTGA
- a CDS encoding S46 family peptidase: MRIRSMMLGAAMALALDAKADEGMWLPSQLPSIAKNLKDAGFRGDPKDLADLTKAPLNAVVRIGGGTGSFVSSDGLVVTNHHVAFGVIQYNTRPDRDLINEGFVAPDRAGELPANPDYRLRVTVGFDKVTDRILADARGKTGRAYYDAVDAASKALVAECEKEPGIRCSVANMFYGRDFYLVRQLELRDIRLVYAPPRAIGNYGDEIDNFVWPRHAGDFTILRAYVGKDGKPADFSPDNVPYHPPSHLKLATEGVAEGDFVMLAGYPGTTYRHRTAAEFADQIEWRLPTSVAVLKGLQDVIEAQGKADKEAGIRYASQLQSLKNNIKRFSGELEGLKRSDAVAVRREDEAAMLAWLATQSDAAALKPSIDQAMALIAQGKDVRDRDLLVGLLTSQTQLMRGALSIDRLSVERLKADAERESGYQKRDEELIQSQLKQIQRRYDPRVEKALVTSVLTRYQQLPDAQRLPEVDKVFGRTPAELTRALDGIYGATTFADEAERTRLFAAAPADVAKSNDALLVAARTLRPALLRIEEEKKAREGDLLRLRPAYMQALIAYREKQGKAVYPDANSTLRVSYGKVTPLAARDAVSYAPLTTVQGIVEKNTGAFPFDAPVPLIDAIHKGDFAGYTDAKTGAMPVDFLSNLDTTGGNSGSPVLNARGELVGLNFDSNWEAVSASWMYDPRYKRAIHVDMRYMRWLMDKVYPSHALLRELGVPAK, from the coding sequence ATGCGAATCCGATCGATGATGCTGGGAGCCGCCATGGCGCTGGCGCTGGATGCGAAGGCCGACGAAGGCATGTGGCTGCCGTCGCAGCTGCCTTCGATTGCGAAGAATCTCAAGGATGCCGGCTTCCGGGGCGATCCGAAGGATCTGGCCGACCTGACGAAAGCCCCCCTGAATGCGGTCGTCCGCATTGGCGGTGGCACGGGCTCGTTCGTGTCATCCGATGGTCTCGTCGTGACCAATCACCACGTTGCCTTCGGTGTCATCCAGTACAACACCCGGCCGGACCGCGATCTCATCAACGAGGGCTTCGTGGCGCCGGACCGCGCTGGCGAGCTGCCGGCCAACCCGGATTACCGCCTGCGCGTGACCGTAGGTTTCGACAAGGTCACCGACCGCATCCTGGCGGACGCGAGAGGCAAGACGGGAAGGGCTTACTACGATGCCGTCGATGCGGCGAGCAAGGCACTGGTCGCGGAGTGCGAGAAGGAGCCCGGCATCCGGTGCAGTGTCGCCAACATGTTCTACGGTCGCGACTTCTACCTGGTGCGTCAGCTGGAACTGCGCGACATCCGTCTGGTGTATGCACCGCCCCGGGCGATCGGTAACTACGGCGACGAGATCGACAACTTCGTCTGGCCGCGCCACGCGGGTGACTTCACCATCCTTCGCGCCTATGTCGGCAAGGACGGCAAGCCGGCCGACTTCTCGCCGGACAACGTGCCCTATCACCCGCCGTCGCATCTGAAGCTGGCGACGGAAGGCGTGGCCGAGGGCGACTTCGTCATGTTGGCCGGTTACCCGGGCACCACCTACCGTCATCGCACGGCGGCGGAGTTCGCCGACCAGATCGAGTGGCGCCTGCCGACGTCGGTCGCCGTGCTCAAGGGCTTGCAGGATGTGATCGAGGCCCAGGGCAAGGCGGACAAGGAAGCCGGCATCCGCTACGCCTCGCAGCTGCAGTCGCTCAAAAACAACATCAAACGGTTCAGCGGTGAGCTGGAAGGTCTGAAGCGCAGCGACGCCGTGGCGGTTCGCCGTGAGGACGAGGCGGCAATGCTGGCGTGGCTGGCGACCCAGTCCGACGCCGCTGCGCTCAAACCGTCGATCGATCAGGCCATGGCACTGATCGCGCAGGGCAAGGACGTGCGCGACCGCGACCTGCTCGTGGGCCTCCTGACGTCGCAGACCCAGCTGATGCGCGGCGCACTGTCGATCGATCGTCTGTCGGTGGAACGCCTGAAGGCCGACGCCGAGCGCGAATCCGGCTACCAGAAACGTGACGAGGAACTGATCCAGAGTCAGCTGAAACAGATTCAGCGCCGCTACGACCCGCGCGTGGAGAAAGCGCTGGTGACCTCGGTGCTCACGCGCTACCAGCAGTTGCCGGACGCGCAGCGTCTGCCGGAAGTCGACAAGGTGTTCGGTCGTACACCGGCCGAGCTGACCAGGGCGCTCGACGGCATCTACGGCGCGACGACGTTCGCCGACGAGGCGGAACGCACGCGTCTGTTCGCCGCCGCGCCTGCCGACGTTGCGAAAAGCAACGACGCCCTGCTGGTCGCCGCCCGCACGCTTCGGCCTGCGCTGCTGCGCATCGAGGAAGAAAAGAAGGCGCGGGAAGGCGATCTCCTTCGCCTGCGCCCGGCTTACATGCAGGCGCTGATCGCTTACCGCGAAAAGCAGGGTAAGGCGGTCTATCCCGACGCGAACTCGACGCTGCGTGTCAGCTACGGCAAGGTCACGCCACTGGCCGCACGCGACGCGGTCAGCTACGCGCCGCTGACCACGGTGCAGGGCATCGTCGAGAAGAACACGGGGGCGTTCCCGTTCGACGCGCCCGTACCGCTGATCGATGCGATCCACAAGGGCGACTTCGCGGGCTACACCGATGCGAAGACCGGCGCGATGCCGGTCGACTTCCTCAGCAACCTGGATACGACCGGCGGTAACTCGGGCTCGCCGGTGCTTAACGCCAGGGGCGAACTCGTCGGCCTCAACTTCGACAGCAACTGGGAGGCCGTCAGCGCCAGCTGGATGTACGACCCCCGCTACAAGCGGGCCATCCATGTGGACATGCGCTACATGCGCTGGCTGATGGACAAGGTCTATCCGTCGCACGCCCTGCTGCGTGAACTCGGCGTTCCCGCAAAGTAA
- the tdh gene encoding L-threonine 3-dehydrogenase, with protein sequence MKALVKRKPEQGIWMEEVPVPQVGPNEVLIKIEKTAICGTDLHIYKWDEWSQRTITPGLTIGHEFVGRIAEIGPGVTGYNIGDRVSAEGHIVCGHCRNCRAGRQHLCPNTTGIGVNRNGAFAEYMTMPASNLWPIPDQIPSELAAFFDPYGNAAHCALEFDLIGEDVLITGAGPIGIIAAGIAKHVGARNVVVTDVNDYRLKLAADMGATRVVNVSKQSLKDTVKDLHIEGFDVGLEMSGNPRAFGDMLDCMYHGGKIAMLGIMPRGAGIDWDKVIFKGLTLQGIYGRKMYETWYKMTQMVLTGFPLQKVLTHQIAIDDFQKGFDLMGAGHCGKVVCSWT encoded by the coding sequence ATGAAAGCGCTCGTGAAGCGCAAGCCCGAGCAAGGCATCTGGATGGAAGAAGTGCCGGTGCCGCAGGTCGGCCCGAACGAAGTCCTGATCAAGATCGAAAAGACAGCCATCTGCGGAACGGACCTGCACATCTACAAGTGGGACGAGTGGTCCCAGCGCACCATCACGCCTGGCCTCACCATCGGCCACGAGTTCGTCGGTCGCATCGCCGAGATCGGCCCGGGCGTCACCGGCTACAACATCGGCGATCGCGTCTCGGCCGAAGGCCACATCGTCTGCGGCCATTGCCGCAACTGTCGCGCCGGCCGTCAGCACCTGTGCCCGAACACCACGGGCATCGGCGTGAACCGCAACGGTGCCTTCGCCGAATACATGACCATGCCGGCGTCCAACCTGTGGCCGATCCCGGACCAGATTCCGTCCGAGCTGGCCGCTTTCTTCGACCCGTATGGCAACGCCGCGCACTGCGCACTCGAGTTCGACCTGATCGGTGAAGATGTCCTGATCACCGGCGCCGGTCCGATCGGCATCATCGCCGCAGGCATCGCCAAGCACGTCGGTGCGCGCAACGTGGTCGTCACCGATGTCAACGACTACCGCCTGAAGCTCGCCGCCGACATGGGCGCCACGCGCGTGGTCAACGTGTCCAAGCAGTCGCTCAAGGACACCGTGAAGGACCTGCACATCGAAGGCTTCGACGTAGGTCTGGAGATGAGCGGCAACCCCCGCGCCTTCGGCGACATGCTCGACTGCATGTACCACGGCGGCAAGATCGCCATGCTCGGCATCATGCCGCGTGGCGCCGGGATCGACTGGGACAAGGTCATCTTCAAGGGGCTCACCCTGCAGGGCATCTACGGCCGGAAGATGTACGAGACCTGGTACAAGATGACCCAGATGGTGCTCACGGGCTTCCCGTTGCAGAAGGTGCTGACGCATCAGATCGCGATCGACGATTTCCAGAAGGGCTTCGACCTGATGGGCGCCGGTCACTGCGGCAAGGTGGTCTGCTCATGGACGTGA
- the kbl gene encoding glycine C-acetyltransferase: protein MDVTYPGQTRFASELDAIREQGLFKKERIIVSPQSAEIELEGGRKVLNFCANNYLGLADHPDVIQAAKDALDTHGFGMASVRFICGTQDLHKELEAKIATFFGKEDTILYAACFDANGGLFEPLLGEEDAVISDSLNHASIIDGIRLCKAKRFRYANCDMADLEAQLQAADAAGARTKLITTDGAFSMDGFVAPLAEITALAKKYDALVHIDECHCTGFLGDTGRGSAELHGVLDKIDIITGTLGKALGGALGGFTTGRREVIELLRQRSRPYLFSNSLPPHVVAAGTKVFDMLDAAGDLREKVKENTRYFREKMTDAGFDIRPGQHPIVPVMIYDAKQAQAMATELLEEGIYVTGFFFPVVPQGKARIRTQMSAAHTREHLDHAIAAFTRVGKKLGVLKG from the coding sequence ATGGACGTGACCTACCCCGGCCAGACCCGTTTCGCCAGCGAGCTCGACGCCATCCGCGAACAGGGTCTGTTCAAGAAGGAGCGCATCATCGTCTCGCCGCAGTCGGCCGAGATCGAACTGGAAGGTGGCCGCAAGGTCCTCAATTTCTGTGCGAACAACTACCTCGGCCTCGCCGATCACCCCGACGTGATCCAGGCGGCCAAGGACGCGCTCGACACGCACGGCTTCGGCATGGCCAGTGTGCGCTTCATCTGCGGCACGCAGGATCTGCACAAGGAGCTGGAGGCGAAGATCGCCACGTTCTTCGGCAAGGAGGACACGATCCTGTATGCCGCCTGCTTCGACGCCAACGGCGGTCTGTTCGAGCCGCTGCTGGGCGAGGAAGACGCGGTCATTTCCGACTCGCTTAACCACGCCTCGATCATCGATGGCATCCGCCTGTGCAAGGCAAAGCGTTTCCGCTACGCCAACTGTGACATGGCCGATCTCGAAGCCCAGCTGCAGGCCGCCGATGCGGCGGGCGCACGCACCAAGCTGATCACCACCGACGGCGCGTTTTCGATGGACGGCTTCGTCGCCCCGCTGGCCGAGATCACCGCGCTGGCGAAGAAGTACGACGCGCTGGTCCACATCGACGAGTGCCACTGCACCGGCTTCCTGGGCGATACCGGCCGCGGCTCGGCCGAACTGCACGGCGTGCTCGACAAGATCGACATCATCACCGGCACGCTGGGCAAGGCACTCGGTGGCGCCCTGGGCGGTTTCACCACCGGCCGCCGTGAAGTCATCGAACTGCTGCGCCAGCGCTCGCGCCCGTACCTGTTCTCCAACTCGTTGCCACCGCACGTCGTCGCCGCCGGTACCAAGGTCTTCGACATGCTGGATGCCGCCGGCGACCTGCGCGAGAAGGTGAAGGAAAACACCCGCTATTTCCGCGAGAAGATGACCGACGCCGGTTTCGACATCCGTCCGGGTCAGCATCCGATCGTGCCGGTGATGATTTACGACGCGAAGCAGGCGCAGGCCATGGCTACCGAGTTGCTGGAGGAAGGCATCTACGTCACGGGCTTCTTCTTCCCCGTCGTACCGCAGGGCAAAGCACGTATCCGCACTCAGATGAGTGCGGCGCATACACGGGAACACCTGGATCACGCGATTGCGGCGTTCACCCGGGTGGGAAAGAAGCTGGGCGTGTTGAAGGGCTGA